Within Dreissena polymorpha isolate Duluth1 chromosome 13, UMN_Dpol_1.0, whole genome shotgun sequence, the genomic segment GGAAACCCGAGAATGTGTCTTCCACAGCGCAATACAGTACCATCATAAGTGAAAGTAAGATACACAAAAAGGCTTTTAGCCACAAAGATAGCTTGTCAGGTCGTTTCTGATTGAGTCTAGGAGCGACCATGTCTCTAGTCGTCTTTGAACACTTTTTGCGAACAAACATCATCAAGAATGGAATTCCTCCCGAAATAGCGACAAACATCGAGATGAGGTACGAATAGTGGATGCTTGTTTTACCGTACACTGTTGTAGTCCCTGAAAATGACATTATTGATCAATTTGTAAATCTTTAGTCAATACTTTTGAAACatcatattataattatttaaatagaaCATTATAATTCTAATAATTCTGCAATCATTagattattgaaatattatataattatatttcattataaaatcATAGTTCATACACAGCAATTTTTTTTCCCTAATTGGGAAATTATGGTACCATACCATTTGGAAAACTAAGCACGAACAACCCTGACATTTTCAGATTGGAAAGTATGGGCTTTTCTAATTGCTTGATATAAATTGCACAAActaattcaaatattcatttacatgcattttggctTTTAATGTTTACTTTCAGAGCCCATTTTATTTCTTCAaatgcagataatgcacttttggaacaaaattgacaacattttcctTTGTTTTTGGAATTTTTTAAATGGTAATTGGAAATTGTGTAGTTTGTTCTCAATGGGGAAATTACCTTTTACAGGTACTtgataaacaagatgtgttcgtgaaacacaatgtccccctatatgatgtttgaccttgtaggatgaccttgaccttgacccttcaccactcgaaatgtgcagctccttaagatacacacgcatttcaaatataaaattgctagcttcaatattgcagaagtgacattacatgcgcaattttgacccatatatttgaccttgaaggatgaccttcaccctgacctttcaccactcaaaatgtgcagctccatgagatacacatgcatgccaaatatcaagttgctatcttcaatatcgcaaaagtattcataaaataagcgatttgggccacatatatttgacctctgaccttgaagaatgaccttgaccttgacctttcaccactcaaaatgtgcagctccatgagatacacatgcatgccaaatatcaagttgctatcttcaatatcgcaaaagtattcataaaataagtgatttgggccacatatatttgacctctgaccttgaaggatgaccttgacctttcaccactcaaaatgtgcagctccatgagatacacatgcatgccaaatatcaagttgctatcttcaataatgcaaaagtattcataaaatgagcgattttggccacatatatttgacctctgaccttgaaggatgaccttgacctttcaccacttaaaatacacatgcatgccaaatatgaagttgctatcttcaatatagcaaaagttattgcaaaatgttaaagttggcgcaaacagacagacagacagacagaccaaccaacagacagggcaaaaacaatatgtcccccactgctatagtgggggacataaaaaggaaaacaattgcTGTTCATTCAGTATCGGAGGgctaaaaacatttaattattttgctcTTTATTATATACAGCAACAAAAAAAAGGATAaaaactaaagctttgtcacaaaaataactaaaaatacctGCACCCCTTTGCTACAGACGTAGCAGCTGTGCCCAAGGGTAATTTTAAGGTGCACAAAGCTCAGGATAGGGATCACTCAGTGTTTTCGTTAAAAATGGGGTTCGGTATTCAgccccattccaaatggaaaaaaagtatatattttttcccaaatgggacctaaaaccTAAATATTCCCAATAGAAGATgtcaacaaaaaaaaattttttttttttagattttaacattttgttcatctcccatccagccataTACGTTCAaccttattaaaaaatatactaaaatcacTTCTGTcctcaatttgaagcatttttagcacAACAGCAACGCCGCAAATTtttccaattcaaagggacctggccccattcccaatatggtggaaaaaaaacactcacTGGACATAAAACAAGTGTCTTTTAGATGCACATTTCATGGGGATGACAATTTCAACGTAATCATTTCAGAAATGTGAGAGAAGTTTGCtccaaaaacttttaaaaacagtTTACGCACCAGTCAAACGGACAGACATACCAACCAATGACAGCATGACTCTAACAATAACAGCGTGACTCTAACAATGACAGCGTGACTCTAACAATGACAGCGTGACTCAAACAATGACAGCATGACTCTAAAATACACCCTGTCAAACTTTGTTTGCAGGGGTATAGTACAAACTTTATTTGCTTGGGTATCATTGTATTGGTTCAAGTATTACagtaacaaaacaaatacaaaccgGTTGTATTGGCAGCCCCAGTTACGTTAAGCTCGCCAGTTACGTTGAGCTCGGAAATGACCTCAAATTTCTTGGAAAGGAACGGCTCTGTTAccaaaggggcaataattccgcCAAATCCGCCACAGGCATGCAATGCCTGCATGTAGGGCCTCCCTTCAGCATCCCATATTGAAACCATATCTGCATTGGCACCTATGCagttgaaaacaaaatgttatctCAATGACTGATTACTATAATTTATAAAACCAATACCTGCTTTGCCACCTAGGAAGTTAAAAACAAAAAGTTTTCTCAATGACTGATTTTTAGAATTTATAAAATCTAAATCTGCATTGCCACATAGGAAgttgaaaacaaaaacgttttcTCAATAACTGATTTTTAgactttataaaatataaatctgCATTGCCACATACAGTTAAAAACAAAAAGTTTTCTCAATGACTGATTTTTAGAATTTATAAAATCTAAATCTGCATTGCCACATAGGAAGGTGAAAACAAAAAGTTTTCTCAATGACTGATTTTTAGAATTTATAAAACTAACAGAAACAGTATACTGTTTTCACTAATCCAGGACAAATTCTGTCAAATCTGGACAGTGAGACAAACAGTCGAAAAGATTTTTTCCACCTAGgaagtaaaaaacaaaaagttttttCAATAACTGATTTCTAAAATTTATAAAACTTACAGAAACAGTATACTGTTTTCACTAATCCAGGACAAATTCTGTCAAATCTGGACAGTGAGACAAACAGTCGAAAAGACTGTCCCGCCAAAATTGGGACGTATGTAATTAATTCATCTCTAAAATACTTTTTCCCTAAATGTTTGTGGACAGAGAAACCCAAGCAAAAAGCTCCAGGAGGTTTAAAAAGTCTTAAACATGACACCAATCAACTATAATTACAGGGATTGTAAACCACTTTTTTCACATGGTTACTAAACCACTTCGTTCtctaacaagagcttgtcacagtaatgccaaatccccgccgaaatgtgtttgcttgtatgacaacatttgttttagagagtagaataatatttgtaaaaacaaataaagggagataattcattattctccggacaaaaatttactttgaaattaaataaagggatataattcaaacactaaggtagatagagttatggctCTAATtaagtcactgcacttctcctacttgccatctgtttaagtttgatGTTTCGAGTAAAtaccttcagtagatttagagttatgctctggacaaaaatttactttaaaattatataaaaggggtgataattcaaaaactaaggtagaaagagttatggttcttggtcactgcacttctcctagttgccatatgtttatattttaagtttcaagtaaatccctttagtacatttagatttatgctccggacaaaatttactttaaagttatataaaaggggagataattcaaaaactaaggtagatagagttatggttcttagtcacttttcctacttgccatctgtttatattttaagtttcaagtaaatcccttcagtagatttagagttatgctccggacaaaaaattactttaaaattatataaaaggggagataattcaaaatctaaggtagatagagttatggttcttgatcactgcacttctcctagttgccatctgtttatattttaagtttcaagtaaatcccttcagtagatttagagttatgctccagacaaaaaattacattaaaatcatataaaaggggagataattcaaaaactaaggtagaaagAGTTGTGGTTCTCGGTCACTGCACTTCTCTAGTTACCAACTGTGTATATTTCAAGATTCAAGTAAATTACTTCAGTAGATTTAGatttatgctccggacaaaaatgtactttaaaatcatataaaaggggagataattcaaaaactaaggtagatagagttatggttcttggtcactgcatttctcctagttgccatctgtttatattctgagtttaaagtaaatccattgaatagatttggagttatgctccggacaatgtttcagccggacggacagacggacagatggacatacagacagacggacaggaccaattactatatcccctccgaaaaattttcggcggggataaaaattGTTTTTCACTGCAACTCTGGGGTCCCGTCATAAATGAGAGAAATTTACATTTGTAATTTCAATTGTCATAATTATTATTAGACAcactctgtgaaaactgggctaaatgtatgtgctcaaattgtcatccaagattagcctgtgcagtccgcacaggctcatcagggacgacgctttacacTTTTGTGGAATTTTTGTTCAAGGAAAGTCTCttgttaacaaaaatcaagtcaggacataaagtgttgtctctgataagcctatgtggactgcacagtccaATCAGGGACTATCTATCTAgctagtgttgtccctgataagcctatgcggactgcacagtccaATCAGGGACTATCTATCTAgctagtgttgtccctgataagcctatgtggactgcacagtccaATCAGGGACTATCTATCTAgctagtgttgtccctgataagcctatgtggactgcacattcCAATCAGGGACTATCTATCTAgctagtgttgtccctgataagcctatgcggactgcacagtccaATCAGGGACTATCTATCTAgctagtgttgtccctgataagcctatgtggactgcacagtccaATCAGGGACTATCTATCTAgctagtgttgtccctgataagcctatgcggactgcacagtccaATCAGGGACTATCTATCTAgctagtgttgtccctgataagcctatgcggactgcttaGGTCCAATCAGGGACTATCTATCTAgctagtgttgtccctgataagcctatgcatgCTGCACagtccaatcagggacgacattttaagcacatggaTTAAGCTCCGTTTTGCCAGAGCAAGGCTCTTACAATATGATTGACGTCAACAGaaacacaatacaaaataaagGTTTCCAATTACACGGGCTAAGTGATTGaacaatagtaaaatggcggccatgttCTGTCTACTTTGCTAGtttttttgttatacatgtacatggttaAATACGGTATTACAGTATGATTGACTTCAACACCAACAAGCCAGTGTCCAGGCCTCCAGCTCCCAGACCCGCCAAAAAACGTATAAATATTAAAGTATCATTTGACTTCTACAAAATCATACCCGGTACCTCagtgtgttttttgtcaaattacAGCCCCATTTGGTATCACAAAGTATATGTGTTTCCAAAATGGCCTAACATTCCCAATTAGATTTTATCTCCCCTCCCGTCTCCTCTTTTTACATCCCTTTTTCGTAAGAattctcaacatttagttcatcacCCATGCAGCTGTATGAGTTATACCTTGGTACATGtaggattgaaaaaaaaattcattatcaatttaaagtatttttcaGCAAAAACCAacaaaaaatgtaacaatttaagtcaaaacgacATAATTTTTCACAATCCAAAGTgtcccggccccattcccaaaatggtgaaaaacacaCACTACACCTGTGTCCAGACCCCCGGCTCCAAGTCCTGCCAAGAAACGCATGGACAGCATTAAGGGGAAGGTCTCGCAGTAGGGCACGAATCCAGTTGACAATCCCATGAGGAAACAAGACAGGGCTATCAGCAAAAGCTTGTCAAATCTGTCGTAGAGGATCCCTAGAGCCACaacaagttaaatttaatttaagtgaCATAAGACGCATCAAACAGTATATGCTTTGTTTATAGGTGTCTGTCGCAACCGTtgcttatttttggtgttttcacttcataaacaccttatatttgttaatgcagcatcaacatactaaaacaatatcccagaaagagaaaaatcatgcatttgaatatcaaccctACTTAAGTttaacaactgatcatgcatgaacgatgtgaaactaaatttagttttagtgcagattcgttcatacgacacaaagacacaattttgttttacggatcattttaatttcctgcaacaatatctattcatacaccacacgaacacttactccgatcctaataaaaagacagttccgctcggcttagaggactgggacagtcatgtataatatcgaatataatatatttttcttataaacaactggtagcaagatgagttgcagataattggccaGTTACCACATTTAACCTGttcattcttttcagctcaattcaacagtgaaaaatgaccaTAATTTCACTGTAAGCCGCATTCTAGGAATACTTGGCTGACGGTTATGCGCGTGCGAAAAGTGCTCCTCTTCCCGCTTTCTTAGAATGTGTGtttgaaagaagtctcttctaaacaaaaatccagtctaagcggaaaggGTTAtacaagataagcctgtgctgactgcacaggctaatctggaacgacactttaagcatgCATAGTAAGCCCCTATTGTCCAGAAGGCAGCTCAATAAAAATTAACTTTCTTAAAATCGGAAAACAAGAGAAACGGACATACACATAATACAGcaagttaaacaagagcaccacatagcgggtgccaatgctcggctgcgggtgcagttttgaataaatgaaagcttgtcagatgttttatattagaggtcacagtgaccttgacctttgacttagtgacccaaaaatgggtgcaGGTACATATGtattttcaaagttgtaggtgtaagcactttgattttagagccaatgttaaggatTAAGGACAACGAGGAcagcggacgagctggctatgttaatacctcaggttttctctgaaaacagccgtggtgaaaaaacatgacgtCCAAGATGGCCCTAGATTGCTAACATGCGTAATAGGAAAGGCCAGTTTTACCCCAGTTATTTACTGTAGTGTTTACAAATTAGTTTTGCACATGGGCAGTTTTTACTCAAGGGGCCTGATTttaacttggtagaggactactataAAATGTCACAAACTAAATATGTAATGTCCAAAATCCTTATAGTTTGAGaatagatttttaaagttatttgttaCAGAAGTGTATATAAATTTGTTGATCCTGGGGTGTGGCCAGTTTTTAGCCCAGGGGCACCATTCAAACTTACTTAATAGAGGGCCTCAATCTGATGAAACATtccaaacaagactattgccaagcaatatatgtcccctaccggctccaccattgtcaaaaataaaaattattatttatttattttttgccatagcaaccataatttttgacgtaggaacaaaataaaatgacgtgcataatgtccttattgccatctatccatgtttcatgaaaacaaTATTAAGAACTTCTAAAGTTATCGCTGGATCCGGAAAAGTGTGCCgaaagactgacagacacacagagcgcaaaccataagtcccctctggtgaaaccggtaggggacaataaattgGTCAGGGACTTGTTGTTTCAGAGTAGAAAATAAGTCTCTTTAATTCATGTGACCCCTGGTAGATGGGCATTTTAGAACCCAGGGGCATGATAAGAAAATGTTTGGTACTATACGATGCAACACAGCAATTATTAAATCCCTAAACTTTTTGGTTTCAGATTaaagtttttaagttttcattttaaaaatcgaTTTAAGCCCAATTGACCTACATATGCAGCAGATCTACTATattaacaactttgaaagaggatCACCGACAAATGGTTACTGAAAACTTATCTTAACAAATGCTCTGTGGATTAGCAGGATATGATGATTGAATGTAGAATTTAAGGACGACTGATTTTTGAGGACCTACAACAGTCTAAAGATGGACACAAAAGCTCACTATTTGAATTGCACAGGTGACCTTAACCCTTCACCTCTCAGAAACGCATTTTGACtattttgtagtccattagaatattaaattaaatatctttcttacaacattgaaatttaaaagacttatatcaaaactaaaaataccaaatagcagcaaacagcataaaacctcagcagactgcgagttacttgcaggctgttctggttttatgctgtttgcaatagCCATGTTCACCTTTCTTTTGAGAGGGAAAGGGTcaggtttttttccactttttgggaagatagcccatggctttggaatttggaattttatcggcattttcatgaaattgggaaaataaattcattagcctttttattccaaacgaaaagtccactgattagggaaatactaaatttgatataactctttataatcattcaaattaaaagaacaaaatcatataatactttgttagatataattgaataaaaattgagataaaatacgcattagacacttctttctaaaaaaaaaaacacaactttttttttttggaaattgggaattttttgccacattttggggaaaaagtatactctttgggattgggaacatagccgaatttcggctataaaatagggccaaaaaaaaaacctgagggttataaacatataatgtgtAGGAAAGTGGGTGGCATGCGTAACTAACGTATCCCAAATAGAAATCTTAATCGCTTACAACACTTTCACATTCAATATAGAGTCTACTGATCATGGAATGCAAAACTAAAGTATCTCACTAAGAAATGTTAAGTACTGATGACCAGTTTGACACTCACATCTAGGGCCTGCAGGTTCAATGTCAGTGCTCAATAATTTCTGTAGCCAAATTAACCTTTTAATGTCtaaattcttattattttggatattttaagGGTGAGTACGAAGAAAACCTTGTAGCTAAATGGAAATTTCATGAGCAATATCTCGATATTTGTAGCCAATTGGCTCATTTGGTGAATGGCACAGCAAGTCCTGAATGTAGAACTAGAGAACAGATATTTGACATAGGAATGTTGAGCAACTAGGAACAATTTTACATACAAATCTATGTTAAACAGTTTGAGTGTAGAACATTAGAGTATCATGTTAAACATTTAGTTTAACATTTAACCCTCATATTCTGCCCTCATACAAAATTAGTGAATTTCAATACTGCTGCTTTGCAATAATACTTCCTTGAAAATTGTAGAGTAAATATACCCATCAATTTATTATCACCCACAGTAACAGCCACTGTACCCATACTCCcgcaaacaagggacaaaattgtcacaaaaccaggttttcaatgtgaaaaaagtatgataaagggagacaactcaaactgaactgattctTTATAATTgcccccctttgtttcaaaataaatcaattttttgtcgtggcgaccttgaccttggagatattgatgtaattcttttgtgcaacacactgtcccatgatggtgaacaaatgtgccatatgattttaaaatctcacaatgaatgacatagttatggccctgacaagctcatttatggccattttttacctttgaactcagtgtgaccttgaccttggagatatcgacgtaattctttcttgcgacacaccgtctaatgatagtgaacaaatgtgcgaaatgattttaaaatctcacaatgaatgacatagtaatggcccggacaacctcatttatggccatttttgacctttgaactcaaagtgtgaccttgaccttggagatatcgacgtaattctttcgcgcgacacaccatctaatgatggtgaacaaatgtgccaaatgagcttgttccgcccgcccgccagccagtccgcccgcattcgccaatctaataaccagttttttccttcggaaaacctggtttaaaatTACTATTATTAGACAAAATTAGAGGCTCAAAATATATACCGCCAACAAAAGCGCCAAGCAGGTATCCCATGGAACAGATAGTAAACAGCCACGACCCAGACTCCAGGTCTTCATTAACAATCTGCAGTAGGTCTGTAAACGATGGCCCCATTTGTCCCAGAATCCATCCCTGCAGAgtaacaacaagggacaaaattgtcacaaaaccaggttttcattgtgaaaaaaaatctgataaagggagaaaactcaaactgaacttttgaaatgaacaaacaaaattaaccccctttgtaagtttgtttttaaaaaaaatctatttttagtcgtggcgaccttgacattggagatattgacgtgattctttcgtgcgacacaccgtcccatgatggtgaacagatgtgccaaataattttaaaatctcacaatgaatgacatagttatggccaggacaagctcatttatggccatttttgacctttgaactcatagtgtgaccttgaccttggagatatcgacgtaattatttcgcgcgacacaccgtccaatgatggtgaacaaatgtgccaaatgattttaaaatctgacaatgaacgacatagttatggcccggacaagcttgttccgcccgcccgccagccagccagccagcccgcccgcattcgccaatctaataaccagttttttccttctgaaaacctggttaaaaacagttGTGATGCCAAGCCTTGCTgtgtgaaaacagggtttaatgtttgtgcaaaaagtgtcatcccagattagcctgtgcagtccgcacaggctaaccagggatgacactttccgcttttaggatatttttcatttgaagaaagTCTATTTTTAGTTAAATCCAATTGAGGAGGAATGTGTCAACCTCAGCTGATTAGCCTGCatgaacttcacaggctaatctgttacgacactttacgcacatgcattatatgcCTTATACATAGCGAGACTCAACATTTATGTATTCATTAAAAGCCAAAAAGCTGTATCAGCAAAGTCAGAGACAGCTTCTAAGTGCTTTTGGCATTCAAATGGGGTCAACTTTTGTAGCCCAATATTTGCCTTGTAATAAAAATGATTCTGTTATTTGAGTA encodes:
- the LOC127856548 gene encoding sodium-dependent glucose transporter 1A-like isoform X2 translates to MHFFLPRTLSKLGWILGQMGPSFTDLLQIVNEDLESGSWLFTICSMGYLLGAFVGGILYDRFDKLLLIALSCFLMGLSTGFVPYCETFPLMLSMRFLAGLGAGGLDTGANADMVSIWDAEGRPYMQALHACGGFGGIIAPLVTEPFLSKKFEVISELNVTGELNVTGAANTTGTTTVYGKTSIHYSYLISMFVAISGGIPFLMMFVRKKCSKTTRDMVAPRLNQKRPDKLSLWLKAFLCILLSLMMVLYCAVEDTFSGFLATFCVNYLKWDKGSSSFASSLHWVGFTIGRFLGIFLITFFRPVQLLCSYLVFLILAFIAFTVCSVTLTEIGVWIFIPLAGFSMSVIFPCIFTWTEESILKVTGKISSMFVVASSSGLLINPLIVGNLMQHINPVAFVFVLLTECFLCFGTFLLIFLLVKKFIKNPPSSADTEIVVSPSTEMKPLTANSD